In the Leptospira sp. WS4.C2 genome, one interval contains:
- the kdpA gene encoding potassium-transporting ATPase subunit KdpA, translating to MRELLMVELLYFPFYVGLLILVSPFVGYYMAFVLNAKVLPLESIFRRFLYSGEPPSQTPKQYLNSMVVFHLLGGGILFLILRYQNFLPMNSLGIPGMDWDLALNTTISFVTNTNWQAYSGESQLSTFSQMVGLTPQNFLSAGVGISILTFVSRSIVSSSALKFGNFWQDLFRSTFYILLPISFFVAILLVGQGVIQSFQEPIQALGLDGQPQTIPMGPAASQIAIKQIGTNGGGFFGVNSAHPFENPTPISNFIQMFSILFLPASCVFLYGKITNSFRHAWVIFFVMLAFFILGFVCVFYSEWNHPGFWEGKETRFTLTESTLWLSATTAASNGSVNSMHDSYSPLAGGIAIFQMMLGEIIFGGVGTGMYGMFLFLILTVFLSGLMTGRTPEYFGKKIGSYEIKWTLFGILAPTVCILVGTMITIFLESGYSAKGPHALSQILYAYSSAAGNNGSAFAGFSADTIWGNLSLGFSMLVGRFSVIYAVVFVAGSLGGKVTTKSTDGNFKLDTLLFGILVFCVILIVCGLSFFPVLALGPILEQLLVGKGIFF from the coding sequence ATGAGAGAATTGCTTATGGTTGAGTTACTCTATTTCCCTTTTTACGTTGGGCTACTGATACTAGTTTCACCCTTTGTTGGTTACTATATGGCTTTTGTATTGAATGCAAAAGTTTTACCTTTGGAATCTATATTCCGTCGGTTTTTATATTCAGGCGAGCCTCCTTCTCAAACTCCAAAACAATATCTAAACAGTATGGTAGTGTTTCATCTTCTAGGAGGTGGGATTTTATTTTTAATCCTAAGATACCAAAATTTTTTACCAATGAATTCGCTCGGTATTCCGGGAATGGATTGGGATTTAGCACTCAATACAACAATTTCCTTTGTTACCAATACCAATTGGCAAGCCTATTCTGGCGAAAGCCAACTCAGTACTTTTTCACAGATGGTGGGACTCACCCCGCAAAACTTTCTCAGTGCTGGAGTTGGAATTTCTATTTTAACGTTTGTCAGTCGGTCCATTGTATCTTCTTCAGCACTTAAGTTTGGGAATTTTTGGCAGGATTTATTTCGTTCCACCTTTTATATCCTTCTTCCTATTTCGTTCTTTGTTGCCATTCTCCTCGTGGGTCAAGGTGTCATTCAATCATTTCAAGAACCAATACAAGCTTTGGGTCTCGATGGACAACCACAGACCATTCCTATGGGACCTGCTGCTTCCCAAATTGCGATCAAACAAATCGGAACCAACGGGGGTGGCTTTTTTGGTGTGAATAGCGCCCATCCATTTGAAAATCCAACTCCCATATCCAATTTCATTCAGATGTTTTCGATTCTCTTTTTGCCAGCTTCTTGCGTATTTTTATACGGCAAAATCACAAATTCATTTCGCCATGCTTGGGTAATTTTCTTTGTGATGTTGGCTTTTTTTATACTAGGTTTTGTTTGTGTTTTTTATTCCGAATGGAACCACCCCGGTTTTTGGGAAGGCAAAGAAACCAGGTTTACATTAACGGAATCCACCCTTTGGTTATCCGCAACCACGGCCGCCTCCAACGGTTCAGTCAATTCTATGCACGATAGTTATTCCCCATTGGCTGGAGGAATTGCCATTTTTCAAATGATGTTAGGTGAGATCATCTTTGGCGGAGTGGGAACAGGAATGTATGGAATGTTTCTATTTTTAATCCTCACTGTGTTTTTGTCGGGACTTATGACTGGTCGGACTCCTGAATATTTTGGGAAAAAAATTGGAAGTTATGAAATCAAATGGACTCTTTTTGGAATCCTTGCACCTACCGTTTGTATATTAGTCGGAACAATGATCACTATTTTTTTAGAATCGGGTTATAGTGCAAAAGGTCCTCATGCATTATCTCAAATCTTGTATGCTTATAGTTCGGCTGCAGGCAATAATGGTTCCGCCTTTGCCGGATTTTCTGCGGATACCATCTGGGGAAATTTATCTCTCGGATTTTCTATGTTAGTTGGTCGTTTCAGTGTGATATACGCAGTGGTATTCGTTGCCGGCAGTTTAGGCGGGAAGGTAACGACCAAGTCTACCGATGGAAACTTTAAATTGGATACATTGTTATTCGGAATTTTAGTTTTTTGTGTGATACTGATTGTTTGCGGCCTATCTTTTTTCCCGGTTTTGGCTCTCGGTCCCATCTTGGAACAGCTACTCGTCGGGAAGGGAATTTTCTTTTAA